The DNA window AAGTGCCGGCGCACGGCCCGCTGCCGGTCACCGTGCCCGGCACGGTCGACGCCTGGTTCGCCCTGCACCAGCGCTTCGGCCGCAAGCCGATGGCCGAGAACCTGGCGCCGGCGATCCGCTATGCCCGCGAAGGCCACCCGGTGCACGAGGTGATCGCCTATTACTGGAACGCCTCGGTGCCGCGGCTGTCGAAGTGGCCGGGCTTCAAGGAGCAGTTCACCCTCGACGGGCGCGCCCCGCGCACCGGCGAGATATGGAAGAACCCGAATCTGGCCGACACCCTGGAACAGATCGCGCGCGGCGGCCGCGATGCGTTCTACCAGGGCGATATCGCCCGCACCATCGACGCCTATTTCAAGGCCAACGACGGCTTCCTGCGCTACGAGGACCTGACCGAGCACCGCGGCGAATGGGTCGAGCCGGTCAGCAGCAATTACCGCGGCTACGACGTCTGGGAACTGCCGCCCAACGGCCAGGGCATCGCCGCGCTGCAGATCCTCAACATCCTGGAAGGCTACGACCTGAAGGCGCACGGCTTCGGCAGCGTCGAGCACGTGCACCTGTTCGCCGAAGCCAAGAAACTGGCCTTCGCCGACCGCGCGCGCTGGTACGCCGACCCGGCGTTCGAGAAATCCTCGCCGGTGGCCAAGCTGATCTCCAAGGACTACGCCGCGCAACGCCGCAAGCTGATCTCGATGGACAAGGCACTGCGCGAGGCGCAGCCGGCGACGCCGGCGCAGCTCGACCAGGGCGACACCATCTACCTGACCGTGGCCGACGCCGACGGCATGATGGTTTCGCTGATCCAATCCAACTACCGCGGCATGGGCAGCGGCATGGCGCCGCCGGGGCTGGGCTTCATCTTCCAGGACCGCGGCGAGCAATTCGTGCTCAAGGAAGGGCATCCGAATTCGTTCGCGCCGGGCAAGCGCCCGTTCCACACCATCATTCCCGCGTTCGTGACCAAGGACGGCAAGCCCTGGCTGTCGTTCGGGGTGATGGGCGGGGCGATGCAGCCGCAGGGGCATGCGCAGATCCTGATCAACCTGATCGACTTCGGCATGAACCTGCAGGAAGCCGGCGACGCGCCGCGGATCCAGCACGACGGTTCGACCGAACCGGCCGGGCAGGCCACGGCGATGAGCGACGGCGGCGAGCTCGACCTGGAGACCGGCTACCCGTACGAAACCGTGCGCGAACTGATGCGCCGCGGCCACAGCGTGCGGTTCGCGCACGGGCCTTACGGCGGCTACCAGGCGATCATGGTCAACCCGCACGGCGGCTACATCGGCGCCAGCGAGTCGCGCAAGGACGGTCAGGCGGCCGGCTATTGATCCGCGGCCTTCTCGGCGGGTACGTCGCTCCTTTACCGCGAACTCCGACATGACCGACACATACGACCAACGCCTGTTCTCCTACGGCACCCTGCAACTGCCGGCCGTGCAGCAGGCCACCTTCGGCCGCCTGCTGCAGGGCCGCGCCGACGCGTTGACCGGCTTCCGCCGCACGATGGTCGGGATCGAAGATCCGCAGGTCGTCGCCACCAGCGGCGAGGCCTATCACCCCATCGTCGAGGCCAGCGGCGACCCGCACGACCGCGTCGACGGCACGGTGTTCGCGATCAGCGCCGCGGAACTGGCGCAGGCCGACGCGTACGAAGTGGACGAGTACGAACGCGTCCAAGCCGAACTGGCCTCCGGGCAACGCGCCTGGGTATACGTCAAGCGGCGCGGTTGACGCCGCGCCGCGGCATTCGGCGCCGCAACGATCCGCGCCCCTTCAACGCCGCAGCGACGATCGTGGCCATGGCGGTCGTCGCCGCGATCGCCGCATTGCCTCCTGCATCCCGCCCGAAAACGGCGCGCGCTCAATCCGCCGCGACGGTGCGGCCGCGCGCCCATTCGCGCAAGGCCTCGACCTGTTCGGCCATCGTCACCGACAGCGGCCGGGTCTGCTTGAGTTCGCCGCGCAGCACGAAATCCGACAGCGGCGCGCCGGCCGCATGCGCGGCGTACAGCGCGGCGACGATGGCCTGTTCGATCTCGGCGCCGGAAAAGCCCTCGCTGGCGGCGGCCAGCGCCGGCAGATCGAACTGCTGCGGTTCCAGCGCGCGCTTGCGCAGATGGGTCGCGAACAATGCCTCGCGCACCTCGGCCACCGGCAGGTCGACGAAGAAGATCTCGTCGAAGCGGCCCTTGCGCAGCAGTTCCGGCGGCAAGGCCTCGATCTGGTTCGCGGTCGCGACCAGGAACAGCCTGGACTTGCGCTCGGCCATCCAGGTCAACAGATAGCCGAGCACGCGCCGCGACACGCCGCCGTCGCCATCGCCGCCGCCGGAGGCCAGTCCCTTCTCGATTTCGTCGATCCACAGCACCGCCGGCGCCAGTTGCTCGGCCGAGGCCAGCGCCGCGCGCAGGTTCTTTTCGGTTTCGCCGTGGAACTTGTCGTACAGGGTGCCGAAATCCAGGCGCAGCAGCGGCACGCCGAAGCCGGAAGCCACCGCCTTGGCCAGCATCGATTTGCCGCAGCCCTGCACGCCCAGCAGCAACATGCCCTTGGGCGGGTCCAGGCCCGGCGGCGGTTCGGCGCCGGTAAACACGCTGCGGCGCTGTTCGACCCAGCGCTTGAGCCGGCGCGCGCCGGCCACCTCGTTCATGCGCGCGCTGTCGTATTCGTAATGCAGATGGCCGGAACGGTTGAGCAGTTCGAACTTGAGCTTGGCCAACTCCGGCAGGTCGTCGGCGCCGATCGCACCGTCGCGGAAGATCAGGTGGCGGGCGATACGGCGCGCATCGACCAGGTCCAGGCCGCGCAGATTGCGCACGATCTGCCCGACCGCCTCGGCATCGCTCTCGACCCGGCGCCCGCCGTGCTCGCGCATGTAGTTGGCCGCTTCCTCGCGCACCAGCTTGAGCAGCGCGTTGGCGTCGGGCAGGCGCGGCGCGAAGCGCACCGCCAGCGAGTCCAGATCCGCCGGCAACTCGACCTGATGCCCGACCAGCACCAGCACGTGCGGCTCGCAGTCGCGGCGCTGGGCGATCTCGCGCAGCTGGCGCTGGGTGCTGGCGTAGCCCAGGTAGGGGTGGGCGTCGAACAGCAGATAGATGCCGCGCTGGTCGGCATCGCGGATCGCCTGCAAGGTGGTGGAGATGTCCGGCGCGACATCGGCCTCGTCCTCGCGGTCCAGATCGATCCGGCGCAGGCCTTCGGTGATCGACCAGCGATGCAGCGTGCGCCAGACGTTCATCAGCGCCTGGCGGAACAGTTCGACCACCCGCGCTTCGTCGCGGGTCTCGATCACGATCAGGGCGGTGTTGGAACGGATCAGCGCGGTCAGGTCTTGCAGGTCGCTCATCGGGATAGTTCTTCCGTGGAGCGGACATGATACGGCGGCGGGACGGGGCCGCCGAAAGCCAGGGCAGCGCCAATGCCCGCGCCCGCTGCGCGGTCGCCGCCGCTTCTTGCGAAGCGGGCGACGGCAACGTCCGCATCGACGCCAAACCGGCGGCGGTGAGCGCCGGCACCGCCCCCCATGCCAGCACCAACGCCAATACCGGTACCCATCCCATCGCCAATGCCATCGCGGGCACGGGTACGGATACGGGCGCCGGCTACTGCCGCAACGGCGGCAGCGACGCACTCCGCTCCGCCCGATGCGCTCCCCCGAGACGGCGCCCTCCTTTGTGATAGCAGGCCGGGAGAGATTCGCTTTTGCCCCCTCCGTCCGAGCGCCCCCTACCGCGCCTAAGCCGAAAGCCGCCTTGAGCCCGCGCCGCGCAACCGCGACCATCGTCCTACCGTTGCGCACCGACGACTCCCGCCCATGGCCTTCGACGCCTTCGCCCTGGTCCTGGCCATGCTGGTCCTGGGCTACCTGTTCCAGCGCCTGCGCGCGCTGCCGGACAACGCCGCCCAGACCCTCAACCTGGTCGTGCTCTACGTCTGCCTGCCGGCGGCGGTGCTGCGCTACGCCCCGCGGCTGCAGCTGGAGCCGGCCCTGCTCGGCGTCGCCGCGGTACCGTGGCTGTTGCTCGGCGCGACCGTCCTGCTGGTCGGCGCCCTGGCCCGGCTGCTGAAGCTGCGCCGCGACGAACAAGCGGTGCTGCTGCTGACCGTGGCCCTGGGCAACACCAGCTTCCTCGGCTACCCGCTGACCCGCGCCCTGATCGGCGAACACGCCCTGCCCTATGCGGTGGTCTACGACCAGTTCGGCGCCTTCCTGATCCTGTCGACCTTCGGCCTGTGGGTGCTGGCCCGTTACGGCGGCGACGCCCGCCCCGGCCCGCGCGACATGCTGCGGCGGGTGCTGCGCTTCCCGCCGCTGTGGGCGCTGCTGATCGGTTTCGGCGTCATGCCCGCCGAGCCGCCGGGCTGGATCGCCGGCGGACTGCAGCGCCTGTCCGACGCCCTGCTGCCGCTGGCCATGCTGACGATCGGCCTGTCGGTGAAACTGACCCTGCCGCGCGAAGAACTCAAACCGCTGGCCGCCGGCCTGGCGCTGAAACTGGCGCTGATGCCGGCCCTGGCCTGGCTGCTGCTGCCCTGGCTGGGCCTGCACGGCGAAGCGGCCCGCACCGTGGTGCTGGAATCGGCGATGCCGTCGATGGTCACCGCCGGCGCCCTCGCCATTGCCTACAACCTGGCCCCCCGCCTGACCGCGGCGATGGTCGGCTACGGCTTGCTGCTGTCCCTGCTGACCCTGCCGTTGTGGGCCGGCGTCGGCACCGGCTGAGGTCGGCGCCGACTTGGCGTTACCGGTCACACCCCACCCCGCCCCTGTGATGACCCGTCCCCGCCCCCGGTGTACGCTGCGGGTTCCTTCCGGAGGGGAGCTCGCATGAAAACCGTGCTGGTGGCCAGTTCCAAGGGCGGGGTCGGCAAGACCACGATCGCGACCCATCTCGCCGCGCAGGCGGCCTTGGACGGGTTGCGCACGGCCTTGATCGACGCCGATCCGCAGGGCTCCTCGACCCGATGGGCGCAGCGCCGCTCGGTGCTGGAAAGCGCGGTCCTGCCGTTGGACGGCACGCGCAGGAAGGCCTGGCGCAAGCACCTGCCCGAAGACGCCCAGCGCACGGTCATCGACGCGCCGGCCGGGGCGATGGCCGAGGACCTCGACGGCTTTCTCGAAATCGCCGACGCAGTGGTGGTGCCGGTGCAGCCCTCGACGCTCGACATCGAGGCCACCGTGCCCTTCCTCGACACCCTGGCCCAGCACCCGCGGGTGCGCCGCGGCCAGCTCCGGGTCGGCCTGCTCGGCAACAAGCTCAAGCCCTGGACCAACGCCTCGCAGCAGGCGGTGGAACTGCTGCGCGAATGGCCCTACCCGGTGGTCGGGCAGATCCGCGACAGCCAGGCCTATGTGGTCATGACCGCGCTCGGCAAGAGCCTGTTCGACTACCACTCGCAGCAGATCCGCGACCACCAGGCCGACTGGCAGCCGCTGCTGAAGTGGATCCGCAAATAAGCCCCTCGCCCGCGCGCGCCGGCGTCGCCGCCTGCGGCGCGCGTTCACGCGCCTGCCGCCGATGCGCCGCTACCCTTGGGCGACGCCGGCAGGCATGCTTCGACCACGTTCGCGCCCCCGCCGCGGTCCGTTTCCTTTCCTCACCACACTGGCTCTCATGCGCGAATTGATCCTGTTGCGTCACGCCCACGCCGAGCCCGCCGCCCAAGGCCAGGCCGACCTCGACCGCCCGCTGTCCGCCGAGGGGCTGGCCGAAGCCGAAGCCGCCGGACGCTGGCTGGCACAGAACAAACTGGTCCCCGACTGCGTACTGTGTTCGCCGTCGCGGCGCACCCGCGAGACCCTCGAGGCCGTGCTCGGCGCGGTCGGCTATGTCGAACAGCGCATCGAGCCGTCGATCTACGAGGCCACGCCGGGCACCCTGATCGGCCTGGCCGATACCCACCCGGAGGCCGACCGGCTGATGCTGGTCGGCCACAACCCGGGCCTGGAGCGGCTGGCGGCGCTGCTGCACAGCGGCCAGTCCGGCGACTACCGCGGCATGCCGCCGGCGGGCATCGCCGTGCTCACCGTGCCGCCCGGCACCAGCCTGGAACCGGGCATCGCCCAGCTCAGCCAGTTCTGGTGGCCGTGAGCCCATCGGCGCCGGCGCCGAGGCGCTGGCGGGGCCGGGCCCTGCGCGTCCTGGGCGGTATCGCGCTGGCGCTGTGCGCCGCAGCGGCCGGCGCGGCGCAGCCCCCGGCCGCGCCGCACAACCCGCCGTCGAGCCAGGGCTTCGATCCGCTCCACACCCGTTTCGGCTTCGAACTGCGCACCCGCTGGGGCCAGAAGGTCAGCGGCGAGTTCCCGCGCTACGAAGGCGAGGTCGCGACCCTCGCCGACGGTCGCCACCAGGTCCGTATCCGCCTCGCCACCGCCGCGGTGGTGGTCGGCGACTCCGAGCGCTACACCCGGCTGGCGCGCGGCGAGCGTTTCTTCGATGCCGCCCGCTATCCGACCATCGAATTCGTGTCCGAGCCGCACGCCGCCGACCTGGTCCGCACCGGCGGCCCGCTGCGCGGCCGGCTGACCCTGCATGGGGTCAGCCGCTGGGAAACCTTCGTCCTGCCGCCGGGCGCCTGCGCCCGCCCCGGCGAGGACTGCGACGCTTACGCCTACGGCAGCGTCAGCCGCTACGACTACCGCCTGGACGGCTGGCAGCTCGCGCTCGGCGACCGGGTCCGTTTCACCATGCAGGTACGGTTGAAGCCTGCAGGCCTCAGAATGGCCGACCCGAAACCCAGCGATAGCAAGACTCCGGCCGGCGACGGCGCGGAACGCAAGGAGCCGTCCCGTTGAACCCCGTGCCGCGCGGCCTGGCCGCCGCCCTGCTGGCCTTGAGCCTGTCCGCCTGCGCGACCCTGAGTCCGGCGCAGCGCGACCGCGCCAGCGAGATCGCCGCGCAGGCCCGCTCGCAGCAGCTCGACTGCACCGCCGCCGACGCCTGCGCCCAGCCCTCGCCGCTGCGCGAACTGGGTCTGCGCGCGCGCGCCGCCTCGACCCCGGAACAACCGCGCCATTACGCCCTGATCCTGGACCGCGGCCCCGACGCGATGCTGGCGCGGCTGGACCTGATCCGCGGCGCCCGCCGCAGCCTGGACCTGCAGACCTACATCTTCGACGAGGACGACGCCGGCAAGCTGGTGCTGGACGAACTGCTCGCCGCCGCGCGCCGCGGCGTGCGCGTGCGCCTGCTGCTGGACCAACTGTCGGCGCTGCGCCACGTCGACACCCTGGCCGCGCTGTCGGGCGCGCACGTCAACTTCGAAGTCCGGCTGTACAACCCGGTGCTGCAGCGCGCCCGGATAAGCTATCCGCAGTACGTGCTCGCCGCGGCCTGCTGCTGGCGCCGGCTCAACCAGCGCATGCACACCAAGCTGCTGCTCGCCGATCGCCAGACCGGCATCGCCGGCGGGCGCAACTACCAGGACGACTATTACGACTGGGACGACGAGTACAACTTCCGCGATCGCGACGTGCTGGTCGCCGGTCCGGTCGCCGACCTGATGGGCGACGACTTCGAACTGTTCTGGAACGACCGCCGCAGCGTGCCGGTCGAGCGCCTCGGCGATGTCGGCCGGCGCCTGCTCAAGCAGGGCGTGCCGGAACTGCCCAAGGCCGAGTTCGAACGCCCGCAGCGCGCCGCGCGCATGCGCGAGGACGCCGCCGACACCGAGCAGGTGCGCCAGCGGCTGGCCGCGCACGCGCTGGAGGTCGGCGCGGTGCGCTACATCTCCGACACGCCGGACAAGCATCGCGAGGACAGCGCCGCTGCCGCGCTGGCCTCCGATTCGCTGCGCAACCTGATCGCCAACTCGCGCAGCGAAGTGATGCTGCAAACGCCCTACCTGGTGCTGTCGAAGTCGGCGCAGCAATTGTTCCGCACCCTGCACGAACGTCCCGACGCGCCGCGGGTGATCGTCTCGACCAACAGCCTGGCGGCGACCGACGCCTTCATCGCCTACGCGCTGTCGTACAAGTACAAGCGCCGCTACCTGCGCGAGTTCGGCTTCGATATCTACGAGTACAAGCCCTTCCCGGCCGATGCGCCGATCGACATCGCCGCCACCGGCGCGCAGCTGCCCGACCTGGATCTGCCCGGCCTGCCCGACTCGGACGGCGCGGACCAGAGCGTGCGCCGCGATCGCAGCCGACCCAGCCGCGTCGCGTTGCAGGGCAGCGGATCGCGCGGCAGCCTGCCCGACCGCAGCAGCGTGCTCTACGGCCAGCGCTACCGCCAGCCGCTGGCGCGCGAGTACGCCGCGATCCGCTACGCGCGCCGGCGCAGCAACGAGCCGGTGCCGCTCAAGCGCGCCGGCGTGCGCATCGGCATGCACGCCAAGTCGATGGTCATCGACGAACGCATCGGCGTGATCGGCACCCACAACTTCGACCCGCGCGGCGATCACTACAATACCGAAAGCGCGGTGGTGATCGACGATCCGGCCTTCGCCCGCGCATTGGCGGACAGCATCCGCCGCGACATCGCCCCGGCCAACTCTTGGGTGATCGCGCGCCGCGACAAACCGCCGGTGTTCTCGGGCCTGGAGTATTCGCTGGCCAAGATCTCCGAGCATTTGCCGATCTTCGACCTGTGGCCGGTGCGTTACGCGACCAGCTACGAATTCGTGCCGGGTCCGAACTGCCCGCACCCGCTGTACCGCAACGACCCGGGCTTCCGCGCCTGCTACAAGCCGGTCGGCGACTTCCCCGAGGTCAACCTCGGCGTGAAGAGCCTGACCACGCGCATGTTCACCGCCTTCGGAGCGGGCTTGGCGCCGATTCTTTAGAAGCGCGGATCGTAGACGCGGCGGCGCCCGACCGTCCGCACGCTGCGGCGTTGCTGCAGCGGGGCGCGAGCGCAGCCGCTTCGAACGCAAGGACGCGCCCCGGGCATGGCCCGGGGTCCGCCGCCGGGCGCTACCTCCGCCCGGGGTCGCGTTCGACGATCGTGCCCGGGGGAAGATCGGGCCGAGCCGGGCCGTCGTCGGTGATCACCCAGTAGCGGCCGTCCCTCTGCTTTTCGATACGCGCCCTGGGAATGTTGGAGCGGACGCTTTCGGCCGGCGTCGGCGCAACCCTGGGACCGAACCGCTCGCGGGCCACGTAGGCCATGCGTTCGGCTTCCGGCAGCGTTTCGGGATCGGCCGGCGCGATCGGTTCCTCGGCGGCAGCGCGCGCCGGCGTTCCCGGGTCGTGGTCGGTCAGGTGCCGGTTCAGCAGTTCCTGGTCGCGCACCTCGGACCGCCCCGCGCGCTCGGATCCATCGCCGCTGCGCTGCGCTCCCGGGACGGACGCCGAGCCGGTGGCCGATCGGGTGGCGTCTTGCCCGAACCACCCCGCGAGCTTGCCCCGCAGCGGCTCGCAAGCCACCAAGAGCAACCCTCCGAACAGCGCCGCCAGCGCGGCGCCCCAGACCCATTTCGCTTGCATGATTCGCTGCCTCATTGGTAGGCAGCGCCCCGTCGCCGGGGCGCTGCGCGCGATCACTCCACCAGCTTGCCGGGATTTTCCCGTACGAACTGCTCCTTGGCGCTGCGCATGCCCTGCGAGAACGGCGCCTCGTACATGTTGCGCAAACCGCCCGCGTAGTAGTCGTTCGCCGTAGCGTACGCGCCCGCTCGCTTGCGGTCGTTGAGGTAATCGAGCTGCGCCGGGTCCTTGTCGATCAGATACTTGTAGATGCTGGTATTGATGTCGTAAACGCAGCCGCCGCGGTTCTTGCAGTACGCGCTGTCGTCGTGCAGGACGCCCGCCCGCCAGATTTCCGTCGTCGACTTCGCCGACACCGTGCCGTAGGCGGCATGGGCCAGGAACGAGATCGGGCGGCCGGTGGCCTTGGTGGTGAGATACCGGCTATCGGCCAGCCGGTCCAGATCTTCGTTCAGGTACGTCTGCACGACTTCCGCCAGGCCTTCGGTGATCGCCGTGCTCGGCCAACCGTTGTTGCCCGCGTGACTCAGGAACAAACTCTTGCGATCCAACTCGTGCGCCATTTCGTGCCCAAGCTCCCAAGGGACGTACATCCCGGCGCGGTAGGACGGATTGTCGGCGAAGGCATAGATCCAGAAGGCTCGGTTCAAGCCCGCCTCCGACCGGTCGGACACCTCGCCGTACGAGGTGCCGCCTGCGAACGTCGCGTTCTGGTGATATTCGTTGAAATCGATGATCCCTTCGACGAACGGCGAGAAGCTTTCCTGCCAGTTGTAGGAGTTCGCGGTTACGTAGAAATCGCCGGCGCGATAGTTATGGCCGTTCTTCTCCGATTCGCTCCAGCGGTTCCGCAACACCTTCTTGTAGAAGTGCTCGTGCGCCAGATCGAACTCTTTGACGATCCGATCCATGATGTAGGTAGATGAAGCTGCGACCAAATCGCTCGGCTTCTGCGCCCAGACGCGCCAATCGTAGCCGCCGCGGTTGTAGGTGAACTTGACGTCGAAGTAATAGTCGTCTGCGCCCGCCCGGTCCCGATAGGGCCGGCACATGCTGTATTGCTCGCAGCCCCCCAGCAGACCGGTCTTGCTCAGTACGTAGCTCAAGGCCATGACCATGCCCTTGTGCCGCGTCTTGCCGGCGAGGATCGCGTTGCTGACCGTGGCGGTGATCGGCTTGATCCGATCCCTCCACCAGGCCAGCAGCACGTCGTACTGGAGAGCGGCCTGGTAGCGCGAGGAGAACTGGTACGTACCGTAGGCCTCCATCAGCTCGCGCATCAGTGCGGCCTGCGCCCCGCCCGATTGGTAAGGACTCTCGGACAGGATCGCGCTGTTGGCGGCGTCGAACGCCGCGCCGTAGGTGTTGTAGAAGGCGTTGCGCAACGTCGATTCGTTGCGGATCCGTTCGGCGGCCACCTGCCCCCTCGTCGTCCGGCATTGGTACTTGAACTTGCCGATGCTGACTTCGGATTGGCTGTAGCTGCCCCGGCTGTCGGTGACCAGCAGGGTTCCGTCGCTATTGCGATACACCGGAAGCCCTTGCAGCAGCTGGACGTCGAACATGGTCAGGGGATATTCGACCGCATCGATCCCGCTGCCGGCGTTGAGCTTGAAGGTCGCCGAATAGGTGTAGCTGCCGTTGCGCGCGTCCGTAGCCTGCAGATAGACCTTCTGCGGCAGGCCGCCAGGCGTGGTGCCATAGCTGGTGTTGGTGGCGATATTGCGCTTGTCCTTGGCGTCGTAGTACCCGGCCGAGCCCACGCTGAGGCTCAACGGAAAGTACAACGGGTTGTCGCCGACGGACTTCGGCGTGTAGTTGGGCTTATAGACGATCTCGAACTGCACGCTGTCGCAATGCGGCGCGACCGCATTCACCTCGACGTTCGGGTTCTGGTAGCTCTGATCGTAGGCCCGGTTCGACATGCTGAAGCTGACCCAGCTCCCGGTCGAAATCGCTTGTCGATAGCCCTTATCCGTGCCTGCGGCGAACGCGACGTCGACCCGGTCGTCCGCGCCCGGCAGGGCGCCGGAGTCGGTCTTGCGCTTCGGGTAGCGCACTTCGGTGGTGAACGGCTGGGCGTTGTGCGCCAGCTTGGTCGAGAACAGGCTGTTGCGCAGCACGTTCATCAGATAGCCGGGCAAGCGGCTCATGAACGCGTTGGCGTTGAGGTATTCGTGCGCCCGATGTCCCGGCGCGTCGGCCGGAACGAACAAGGACACATAGTTGTTCATGTACTTCAGACGCTCGATCACCGCCTGGGTGGTGGTGATCAGATAGTCCTTGCGCGCGGCGTCGTAGGGCAGCGTATCGGCGCCGTCGGCGAACAACAGGGCGATGTTGCGGACCAGTTCGCTGTTGGTCGCGGTGGGGAAGTTCGCCGGCGCGTCGCTGTTGAACGCGTAGATGGAGCGGTTCGGCGTGCCCGAGCTGTAGACCAGCACGTCCATGGCGGTCTGGATCTTCTCGATCAGCCAGCTCGGCTGGCTCGAGATGGGCCGGTCGATCGGCTGGTTGACCAGCCCCATGCGCAGGAACGCCACCAGGCTGTTGAGCTCGTTGAGCTTGGAATCGAACGCATCGGCGTCGCCGCTCAGGCCCGGCAGCTCCCGCGCTTTGCCGGCGATCGCGTCCGCGACCCAGTACAGGTGGTCCGCGGTATAGACGTCGCTGGCCGAAACCTGGCCCGCGCCCATCCCCACATTCGAATTGATGCAGACGATTCCGCCGCTGAAATTCATCTGCGCCACCTTGGCGGCGAAGTTGGAATCGTTCCAGAACTTGGCGACGTTGTTTTCCGGACGACTGCATGTGTCGTCGCGCGGATTGCTTACCGCAGCCGCGGTCGCTGCCGCCGGAACGGCCCCCGCCGCCATCAGCAACAACGCCAATGAACCACTTTTCGCTCGCATGATCGAACCCCTGTTGGCGAGGCCCCGGGCGTGGCCCGGTCTCGGATACGTGGAGAAACGCGTTTTGGGCACATGCGGTAGCCGGATCCGCTATCCGTTTCGGAGTCTCCCCCCGGCTGGGTGGCACAGCC is part of the Lysobacter firmicutimachus genome and encodes:
- the ggt gene encoding gamma-glutamyltransferase, whose product is MSRPIIARRRPALRAALALACALALPTAAPAADRIGGQPFATRSEVYAPHAIAATSHPLATQIALDTMKAGGSAIDAAIAANAALGLMEPTGNGIGGDLFAIVWDPKSKKLHGYNGSGRSPKALSLAEFEKRGLKEVPAHGPLPVTVPGTVDAWFALHQRFGRKPMAENLAPAIRYAREGHPVHEVIAYYWNASVPRLSKWPGFKEQFTLDGRAPRTGEIWKNPNLADTLEQIARGGRDAFYQGDIARTIDAYFKANDGFLRYEDLTEHRGEWVEPVSSNYRGYDVWELPPNGQGIAALQILNILEGYDLKAHGFGSVEHVHLFAEAKKLAFADRARWYADPAFEKSSPVAKLISKDYAAQRRKLISMDKALREAQPATPAQLDQGDTIYLTVADADGMMVSLIQSNYRGMGSGMAPPGLGFIFQDRGEQFVLKEGHPNSFAPGKRPFHTIIPAFVTKDGKPWLSFGVMGGAMQPQGHAQILINLIDFGMNLQEAGDAPRIQHDGSTEPAGQATAMSDGGELDLETGYPYETVRELMRRGHSVRFAHGPYGGYQAIMVNPHGGYIGASESRKDGQAAGY
- a CDS encoding gamma-glutamylcyclotransferase family protein, which produces MTDTYDQRLFSYGTLQLPAVQQATFGRLLQGRADALTGFRRTMVGIEDPQVVATSGEAYHPIVEASGDPHDRVDGTVFAISAAELAQADAYEVDEYERVQAELASGQRAWVYVKRRG
- a CDS encoding AAA family ATPase, encoding MSDLQDLTALIRSNTALIVIETRDEARVVELFRQALMNVWRTLHRWSITEGLRRIDLDREDEADVAPDISTTLQAIRDADQRGIYLLFDAHPYLGYASTQRQLREIAQRRDCEPHVLVLVGHQVELPADLDSLAVRFAPRLPDANALLKLVREEAANYMREHGGRRVESDAEAVGQIVRNLRGLDLVDARRIARHLIFRDGAIGADDLPELAKLKFELLNRSGHLHYEYDSARMNEVAGARRLKRWVEQRRSVFTGAEPPPGLDPPKGMLLLGVQGCGKSMLAKAVASGFGVPLLRLDFGTLYDKFHGETEKNLRAALASAEQLAPAVLWIDEIEKGLASGGGDGDGGVSRRVLGYLLTWMAERKSRLFLVATANQIEALPPELLRKGRFDEIFFVDLPVAEVREALFATHLRKRALEPQQFDLPALAAASEGFSGAEIEQAIVAALYAAHAAGAPLSDFVLRGELKQTRPLSVTMAEQVEALREWARGRTVAAD
- a CDS encoding AEC family transporter, with amino-acid sequence MAFDAFALVLAMLVLGYLFQRLRALPDNAAQTLNLVVLYVCLPAAVLRYAPRLQLEPALLGVAAVPWLLLGATVLLVGALARLLKLRRDEQAVLLLTVALGNTSFLGYPLTRALIGEHALPYAVVYDQFGAFLILSTFGLWVLARYGGDARPGPRDMLRRVLRFPPLWALLIGFGVMPAEPPGWIAGGLQRLSDALLPLAMLTIGLSVKLTLPREELKPLAAGLALKLALMPALAWLLLPWLGLHGEAARTVVLESAMPSMVTAGALAIAYNLAPRLTAAMVGYGLLLSLLTLPLWAGVGTG
- a CDS encoding ParA family protein, translated to MKTVLVASSKGGVGKTTIATHLAAQAALDGLRTALIDADPQGSSTRWAQRRSVLESAVLPLDGTRRKAWRKHLPEDAQRTVIDAPAGAMAEDLDGFLEIADAVVVPVQPSTLDIEATVPFLDTLAQHPRVRRGQLRVGLLGNKLKPWTNASQQAVELLREWPYPVVGQIRDSQAYVVMTALGKSLFDYHSQQIRDHQADWQPLLKWIRK
- a CDS encoding SixA phosphatase family protein — its product is MRELILLRHAHAEPAAQGQADLDRPLSAEGLAEAEAAGRWLAQNKLVPDCVLCSPSRRTRETLEAVLGAVGYVEQRIEPSIYEATPGTLIGLADTHPEADRLMLVGHNPGLERLAALLHSGQSGDYRGMPPAGIAVLTVPPGTSLEPGIAQLSQFWWP
- a CDS encoding YceI family protein, with product MSPSAPAPRRWRGRALRVLGGIALALCAAAAGAAQPPAAPHNPPSSQGFDPLHTRFGFELRTRWGQKVSGEFPRYEGEVATLADGRHQVRIRLATAAVVVGDSERYTRLARGERFFDAARYPTIEFVSEPHAADLVRTGGPLRGRLTLHGVSRWETFVLPPGACARPGEDCDAYAYGSVSRYDYRLDGWQLALGDRVRFTMQVRLKPAGLRMADPKPSDSKTPAGDGAERKEPSR
- a CDS encoding phospholipase D family protein codes for the protein MNPVPRGLAAALLALSLSACATLSPAQRDRASEIAAQARSQQLDCTAADACAQPSPLRELGLRARAASTPEQPRHYALILDRGPDAMLARLDLIRGARRSLDLQTYIFDEDDAGKLVLDELLAAARRGVRVRLLLDQLSALRHVDTLAALSGAHVNFEVRLYNPVLQRARISYPQYVLAAACCWRRLNQRMHTKLLLADRQTGIAGGRNYQDDYYDWDDEYNFRDRDVLVAGPVADLMGDDFELFWNDRRSVPVERLGDVGRRLLKQGVPELPKAEFERPQRAARMREDAADTEQVRQRLAAHALEVGAVRYISDTPDKHREDSAAAALASDSLRNLIANSRSEVMLQTPYLVLSKSAQQLFRTLHERPDAPRVIVSTNSLAATDAFIAYALSYKYKRRYLREFGFDIYEYKPFPADAPIDIAATGAQLPDLDLPGLPDSDGADQSVRRDRSRPSRVALQGSGSRGSLPDRSSVLYGQRYRQPLAREYAAIRYARRRSNEPVPLKRAGVRIGMHAKSMVIDERIGVIGTHNFDPRGDHYNTESAVVIDDPAFARALADSIRRDIAPANSWVIARRDKPPVFSGLEYSLAKISEHLPIFDLWPVRYATSYEFVPGPNCPHPLYRNDPGFRACYKPVGDFPEVNLGVKSLTTRMFTAFGAGLAPIL